The genomic segment TCACCTTTTCTTCAGAGGTTAGCCAAAACCTTTCACCTTTGTACGTAGTCATTATTCCCTCTCCTTTTTCCCAACGGAatctaatttttaattttttttagttcttCTGTTAAAAACATatacttcctccttttccttaacGTCGTTGATGGAATTTCTTTTAGTATGGCCACTTTCTTCCCTTTATAATTTGTTGGCGTAACATTATTCAATTTTAAGATGTCATCTCTTATAATTTTTTTTGTGAAGTTGACGATGACGTCTCTTTCTGCTTTGTTACATCTTGCGTAATTTGTCGAAATTCTATAGACTCTATCTATTTTATCTTCCACATCTTCTTCCGGCCAGTCCATCAATTTGGCTgttagttgtattattattttccttatgtCTTCGTTGGGTTCCTCTTTTACGTATCCTATATCTTAGTTGAAATTCCATAGCTTGTTGTTCAAGTCTTTCTTGCATTGTTCCCAATCGGTTGCATTgttctgttcttttatatgctgtttatattgtattgttttgggcatggccccatgtaagccgccccgagtccccattggggagatggtggtggggtataaataaagttattattattattattattattattattattattattattattattattattattattataaacttggTGGTCTAGCAAGCTGTATGAAATGAATACAATAGTGATTTATAAAGATGTTAGATGGATATGGAATATCCACAAGGAAATATCTTTAGTCCCAAACTTAGTGGTCTAGCAAGATGTATGAAATGAATACAATAGTGATTTATAAAGAGGTAATATTGATATGGATAATGGAATCTCAACAAAGAAAGAATATCTTTAGTCCCAAACATTATGGTTTAGCAAGATGTATGAAATGAATGCAATAGTTATAAAGATGTTATATTGATATGGAATCTCAACAAGGAAGGAATATCTTTCATCCCAAACTTTGTGGTTTAGCAAGATGTTGAAAGGGAATGCAATAATGATttctaataatgtaatattgatATAGAGCCTCAACAAGGAAGAAATATCTTTAGTCCCAAACTTAGTGGTTTAGTAAGATGTATGAAATTAATGCAATAGTGATTTGGAGTGAAGAATAATCTCCCAATCTTGTTACTTTATAAAGATGTGCTATTGATATGAAATCTCCACAAGGAAGGAATGTTTTAAATCTCCCAAACTTAGTGGTTATGAAAGATGTTTTGGACTGAAGTCTCAAAACCCCAGCAGCAACCCATCAGCCAGGACACACTTGCTTCGTGCAATGACTGAGCGTTTGTGCAGCACAAATAAAAAGTAATCATAGCATCAACAATTCTTCGCTCTTTGTCCTAAGCTGTCTGCcttcttaacgtcaggggaaacctttacctttacctattaaagATTTGAGAAATAAATTAATAGATTATATCTAAATCaccaagctgacaaatagtagtagaggaggaaataatgaagaatcCATAAATAAATGGAGGCTAGCACTTGGGAATcttgaaaagaagacaaaggtagatttgaataTTGCCATAAAAGGGTATTTATAGTGAAAGAAGATATATGGGTAGTTGCTAGTTAGTTATGTGATCCATATGGAGGGGTGTCGAAGGTTAGGGAGATTGGGGTCACGGGTGTGGGGTTAGAGGGATAAGAAATGTTAAGGTATAATAACTGTACAGccaaatttgatttttcacatgtttAATGAATGCTGACAGTATACTATTTTGCAAACTTGCTTATtctgttgtttcttcttcttttttctttttttactgttttattttttatacacTATAATTAAAAAAAGGACTGTCATAATGAAAGCCCATATTTTAACATTTAAACTCAACTTTTAAGGAAAAATTACTTAGTGTGATCGGAGGTGATCTTATGAAATGGGGGAAGAGGCAAGATCTTTCAAGATTAGTGTGTGATGACCTCTACTAGAAAAACACAATTTAATTTCAGATGTTAAGGAGTTAGCATTATTTGGGAGCTACTTAACCCTTTACTGATGAAAACCACAAAACCATATTTAGTTATCATCAGAACATCCTCTAAAGCAGgagttttcaaactgtgctccatagagcacttggggctccacaagtgaTAGTGAGGGGCCCTGCGGCACCATGCTGCTTCttgcctcctccttcttccttttcctcctgagaaatgcagagaAATTAAAAGTTTGGAGGTGCAGACACACCTATGCCtgacatatatatacattatatattatataaacattccttggggctccatgagaaacttttgcttcaaaaaaggccTTACGGCTGAAAAGTATGATAGTAAAGTAAGGTAAATATACTTTTTGCCATCTTCTCTCTATATTAATCATtacttttttctttccatttggatATAGGATGAACTAGAAGACCTAAAGAATGATGTAGAAAATGTTTTTCGGAATAAAGCTATTCCAAAGCTTGGTGATATGATTCAATTTCAGATGCCTTTATTCCAACATTGGGGCATATATGTGGGAGACGGAAATGTGGTTCAATTTGGATTGCCAGGTAatatgagaggaggaggagacagggaCAGTAAGCATAAAACAtaagtgtaaagaagtgtgtttttattttgatttatagatgtcatgtttaattttgttttaagtcatgtttaactatgtttaaaagggtaagtattagttaccagtgcgtgggggatggtaaccagctcagcattctgaggcaggttgccatagcaacgaGGGCAGAGCCAACCGTttggaggaaaaaggagggaatgttttaaaaacagtttagtctgtgatttttagtcacaggaaagacactggttccaagttagggaaaccaggaAAGCTCAGACCTCTAGTTGTGTCAAATCAAGCAAgttaagtgacttgtttgggtttattcagagagtctgagtggtaagggaaagcaatcccagttagatccaaagtgatcagttaatagttttggttgtaagaagaagaaaaaggtttagactactcaaggaaaggagaaagtattttgagataggattcatcataagttatatttgcaacagattaagaaagtttaactctgagaaccaaattgtaaccactaagctttgtgcctgaaataaacttattaattttctttcaacatccaagcctctgtcactcatattctaaactaagtaacactaccatctaaagtgaataagaacaagaaaaagaaattccCCTCTGCCAGAGATCTCcaccattggtggcagcggatatagttatatatatataataaaataattaatcaaAAGATCCTTCCCTTCCCACATCaccacaatttggtggcagcatctCCACAATAAGCATAATAGTAAGAGATCTTAAGagaaaaaatataatagaataaaatcCCTAGTTCCTATTGCCAGTCTGTTATTGGTTTAAATAGAACAGAATAactttgtcattgtacattgtaccaCAAAATTATATACCATCCccaattatattatatatctagAATTACACCCATCCTTCTACATTCTAATCCCTATTGCACAACCCTTAATGCcatcagtgtgaaaccacagctctaggataaaagctatccctcagcctatttgtccttgtttttatcatcctaaAACTAATTTGGCTATGAGAAATCATCATCTccatttttataatatattgctatattgtgacCATGTACTGAATGCTGCAGATGATATTTGGTTACATCAGttcaaatatataatttaaacatTAAGCATAGGGAGCACATTTTGTTCCCTAACTGCATTTCACTCTTAAAAGATAcgtctcattaaaaaaaaaacaaaaaaaaccccaagaccttattttcccccaaaatcGTTATTTTTGTAGGAGGCTACAGTGCTAGATTTGGGGTAAAGTAGTCAAGGTAGTATACCCCCATCCTTAAACATTGCTCATCAAAATAATAGGTTGTGACTAAATATGTCTTTCTGCATGCAGGTGTGTGCATCAGTTGACAACTAAATGCATATTTCAGAGCATCATCCTTTCATAACCCAAATATCTCACATTCTGTATTTTCAGTTGTTAGTTTTTTTCCATTTGAGTTCGAAGTCCGAAAAGAACAAATAAAGGATGTACCACTGGCAATTTCCTCTGCtgtatgcaacaaatttgataaAGAATATTCTCCACTGCCTCCAGAACGTGTGGTAAAAAGAGCTGAATACATGGTGGGCAAGGTCATGAAGTATAATCCTGGAACAGCCAATTGTGAGCACTTTGCCACACTGATGCGATACAACGTAGCCAGATCAGGCCAGGTACATCTAACACACATCTTATTTTCTGCTTGGGCCTCATTCAGACTTAATGATAAACCACGATGAAAAATTTCCAAGGGTTAGTCTATCTTACTTCCAGGATTAGAGATGTCACAAATGGGAGGCTACTACAGTACACATCACTTTTTTGTGGGTGTATGTAGGTATCTGTCTGGGTACCGTAACAGCAGATTAGACAAAAGAAAGACCTTTCTGCTGCATAGTTTACACATGTTATATGACTTTCTTCACCTTTACAATATATGTCAAGTATTTAGTAAAAGTAAATTTGCCTTCTTGTTTAACTATGATTTCTGATGCATACATGCACCTTTTTTCAGTATTGGATTCTTGAAATATCTTTAGATAAAACTTACGGAAAGAAGTTTCTTATCACACTTAGGAGATGCTCTatagcagagcttcttaaactgtgtagGTTTCAATGTGGGTGTCATGAAATTTTTGGTAACAGTAAGATGTGTCTGAAACTGAAAGGAATTCACACCAGTAACtttaccacccccacccccaaaaagaaTCTAGATAAACAACCCCACCTACAGGTAATActataggtaaaagttttcccttgacgttaagtccagtcgtgaccgacgctgggggttggtgctcatctccatttctaagctgaagagtcggcgttgtccgtagacacctccaaggtcatgtggccggcatgactgcatggagtgccgttaccttgctgccagagcggtacctattgatctactcacatttgcatgttttcaaactgctaggttggcaggagctggggctaacagcgggcgctcattccgctcccgggatttgaacctgggaccttttggtccgcaagctcagcagctcagcgctttaatgcagtGTGCTACCAGGGCCCCCAGTAATACTATATACCAGGTAATACTATACCAATAGTTTATTCACTGCCAACAGATATTTTGATGCCTCCAAGGTTAGCCCTGttactgggtatatttgacctgccctTTCAAAAAACTGCACCACTTTCCCCCTAGGTTTTTGAGATACGGGACATCTGGCATCTACTAGCTGCCATCTGCTCActtatagaaaaccatgataaccatatctaagacactagagctgatgtggtctatctaatgcaattttctgaatcagtgctcaaatgaccccaggaacaggctGTATTATCCATAAATGTCTGGTTTATGTACCTCTTTatgtatatacctatatacccgagATTGTATAAAAATTATCAGGTAAAAGGGGGTTACAAATGGAAAACGTTTAAGAAGTCCTACTCTATAGTATAGGGCTACTCACCCACTTGCAACATTACATAAAATTCACAGTTATTTCCATACACTTTTGCCTGCTGTAACAAGAATTGAgctttgaaatttattttaaaagacaatggaagaaaaaaattgttttgactCATTTGTACCTATTAATAATATATGGTATTATGTTACCTGTAACACAGTGGTAATGTGTTATTTTCAAATTGAAATGGGAACTAGCTGCCTTTTATGTAacgccaccttgagtcccctttggggtagagaaaggcaggatagaaatatcttaaataaataaataaactatataatctccagatgttactggactGTAATGCTCAACATTCCACATCACTGGCAAAACTGGGTTGGGCTGTTGGAGCTACAATCCATTAGATTGCCAGGAAACAAAATTCTCACTTTGTTATACCCCCTCAAAATATTGTTTTGAACAAATAAATGTTATTCAGTACTCAAATGTAATGTTTACTCCAATTCCATTAAAACAATGAAAAGCAATAACAGCAGGTActattcaaaaagaaaaatgttaaaatgcatgACATGCAAGCTCTGAACAAGATATGTTATGAAGCATTGCTTTATATACTATGTGCTAATTATTTTTAAGGCAGAGAGATTCTACCTTCACGTGGATCCAGATTTCGTGAAACAGATCAAAAGATGGCTAGCTGAAATCAACGAGTAGGCAAACTGGTGAGTGTATCTTAAAACTTCCAAAGACAGAAGCATCCGACTTTCAAGCAATGAATCCATTAATAAAACATGCCTAATATACCTCATTCAAGGTGCATCTTGCCTGTCACCTTACAATGAGACAAGATAGAAGGGAAGGTATTTGATACTACTTGGCATGATTTTATTAAGACAACGTCTATTGATTTGCTTGGTTGGAGAGCATAGTTATGCTACAATTAATGACTACAAGCATGAAAAAGTTCTTACTTCAGACATAAACAATTGTTTTATCCATGTTTCTAAATTgtgctcctctaggtgttttgaacttcagctcccagaaattccagccatcttaccagctgttaagaattgtgggagatgaagtccaaaatatttggagtatagtttgagaaccactgctctatccacTTTAAAAAGGTTGGACAGGGTCCAACTTCAAGGTGAAGAATATTCTGAAGGCTCCAGGTAATGGCTCTGTAAATTATTAGCTCACTGGGAGAAAATCAGATTCCCACCACCCCAGTAAAATGTAGTACATGGGTTAATTTTCACCTGTGGGGAACCATGCACACACCCCTACTTGCAACACTTGCCTACCTCGTTTCTAGAACTTTTCTACTGTCAAAGAGGAAATCCACAGGTGGAAAGAATGATTGGTGAGAAATTATTTCATTTCGAGCTTTCAAAATTTGCCCTTTCTAAACCTGATCATGAAGTAGAGTGGAGTTAcacatcaaaatctataatttgttttaatgcagtttgggaaaACAGTTTTCCAAATGCCTACATATTTGTACAGGACACCAAAAACTTATACATTGGAAAACAGCGCATATAAAATTACACGGCTAAATACAATGCTAAACATTTGTTGTATTCAGTTAAAAAGCTGTTCCCCAAAATGGTTACAAATGCTTTGACTAGGGTTGATCTGCTTACAAACACAACTTCTTTATATCCTCTACTTGGTTCTTATTTTGAAACTATCTCAGCATTTTAATCATCTAAGCCTTTTAAACTGTAAAATTTAATTGTCGAATGCTCTGCCTCTTTTTCTTTTATCTCTGGGGTTTGTTTGTTCTATCAGCACAGGTTTTGTTTTCCAAAATGCACATTTATGgaattttgggggaaaatagtTCTTACTCCACTAAAGGTTAAGACAAGATATATAGCAAATCACAGTTTTATTTGCTCGGACTGTCTTTACCTCAAAAGACTGAACTTCCAAAAATACTTCCAAAATACTTCTGCTATAAAGATACCACATACATCAACCACAAACACAATTCCTTACCTGAAGTATTTTATTGTGACTCTACAAGACTGCCAGGTGAGAAATTCTGACCTACTGACAAAGTAGTGAAATTCAGAACTTTGCCTTAACAAAAATAACTGcaacataaaatcccagaatCATTTGTGATTGCTTCTTACTCTAGCAGAGTACAATATGAAAGGACAACACTTCTTGGTATAGTTTCTCCCCTAAACATGGCAGCAGAAATCTTTCTGTACAATTCAGGGTCTTCAGTGATGCACGGTTTGGGTTTCTTTGTCCACCCAATCCCATGCCTCCATTTCATAAAGATTCACATTTTATTTCAGGGCTTGGCTACTTGCTGCTGTTAGTCTTGAATTGGTTGACTATGAGTGCCACTTCTTGTCTTCAGCTGTGATTGAGCAATGTCAGCTAACGCAGTTTGAATTTTTTCCAATAGCATATCTCCACGATAAACCACTTCTTCAAGACGTGCCGCTGCCTCGTGGTTCTCTTCCTCCAAGCGATACAGACTTGCTGCCTAGTTattgaacaaaacaaaatgttacCAGGACTTTTCTGAACCTAAAATGAATATACACTTGAGGAAAAAAAGCTATACTGAAATTTCTTAGGAAAAATGAATGTCTTAACACCTTGTAATGCTGTGTGTTGTTATTGCATATTTGAGGAACAGACTGAATTGTTTTGATGTACTTCCAAATATTGACAACTGGAATAGATTTAAGAGATGTAGTTTAGGTGTTTTAGCAGAATAGGCGCAATTAGGCTAGTCATAAGTTTCTATCCTTTGGCAAGATTCTAGGCCTCTCAGCTCCAAGTCCTGGATGCTGTAGGTTAACTAAATCAACTTTTGTTTAATCTTTGgaatttattgggttttttttttgggggggggggggaacagccTTGGAGACTGTGGTTGTTTACTTATAGAGGATTCATTCTGATGGCTCTCTCTTCTATTTCATAGCTCTGACCACAATATTCTTgtagattatctgtcttgatagtACTTTTTAATAGTAGTTGTGGGCTTTCCTGCAAAGTTTTGAAACACATTCAGAATAAGTAGATACCTATTTTAATCCTTGGTTGTTATTTTCTATGGTGACCTACAGGATTTTATACTGAGCGCCATTCTAAGATAGAGCAAACCATCAGAGAGCTCACCTGACAATGTGGAGTGTGATGTCAACCTTATGAATTGTTTGTTCTTTATATCctcattcagaaatattgtagaAATTCAATGGTAGCAGACAAGGTAGGACATCCCCCTCCACAGAAAGAATAATGTACATTTGCACATAATAGTAGTGTGCTCGGTTTAAGAGTTCAGCTGGGTCTAAGATTTCAGCCCTGAGCTTGGCTAATTTTCCCCTCGAAAATACATGTTCACAATCAAGGGATGTTCCTGAATTTACCTTTAAGCCTAGAGGCTAAACGTTTCCTCTCCAAATGGGTGATACCAGCTATACCAATTCCTGGAAAACTGcacctaggggcccttccacacagccatatagcccagaatatcaaggttgacaatccacaatatctgctttgaactgtgttatctgagtccacactgccatataatccagttcaatgtcgaTATTATACGGtgagtggaaggggcctgaatgtGTTCATGATTACTGGACTACTGCTCTGTGTGCTCTAAGTGAAATGCCTTTGAAGAATGAACTTTCAATTGGTTCAAAAACATGTCCATCCATCAAGATCACCAAGGGAAGCTCTTGTGTGTCCCACAAGTAATTAGCACATTTGGTTGGGATTAGAAAAAAGAActtgatctttatgaaattaTCTGACCATGAACTCTTGCCTTTCTCATCTTTTGATAGCCACTCACAGGGTTTATATTTttagaatagctttatttatcATTGggctattgcacaacaaaattacatgccttcccttgcacacaccacaaaacaacacacccatccttcCACACCCCCACCAGGTGCTCCAGGAAGTTTCTCTGAGATGCCTGTCATAGGTTCTTCACATTGTTCTATTGCAAACTGATTCTTAAATTTAAGCTAGACTGCTTTATTTGATCAAACACTGGTGATTGCTATTGGAATTTTGCTTTTGGTTTCTGCATTTTAACATTATAATGGCCGTGTTCTTTTGATGCTTTTAAGGTATTCCTTGACATTTTATGAAAAGGCAGGGCAGAGGTGTTTTAAGGAAATAAACATTATTTGAAATAATTAAATGCTtgtttattgttaaacaaaaataaaaaattcagCCAGCATAAATGCTATTTTTCTTTAAtacattttttcttcaaaaagttATATTCTTCAACAGCCTATTCTGAAAAGCTAgtcaaatatttatttcatgtatGACACTGCCTTATTAACAACCAAAAATATTCATCATAGTGGCTTTTAATACAAGTAGCTATATAGAGCAAAATTCTGCTCAATGGGAGTTACTcccaggaaatatatatatactatagcGTAAATCTACACTACAATTACAAATTCAAGATGGCCCCTTTCAAGATGTTTTCAAAGACATTGTTAATATAAAAAGACATTATTCAGTTTGCAGCTGCTGGGACTTCTCTGTACCAGACGCTTTCATAATTGAATCTTTCATGCCCCCATCTGTTTCAGCTATCTACCTAGACACACAATATCGCTTTGGGAAACAATGAAATTAATAAGGCATCATGCTAATTGCAAGGTTTTTGTAAGCTTCCAGAAAACCCCTTTGAAAAAATTGTTCACAGTTATGCCGAAACATCTAAATTGTTTATTCAAGAAGGAAGAAGACAGTACATAAAGCAAAATGATTATACACATTATAATTTTACCTGTAATGTGGCTGTTGATTCTTCACTGGGCAAGGAatctattaaaacatcaatatccTTAGCAGTTCTTGCAATTAGTGCAGCAAAGAGTTGGGCATATTCTGAAAAAGTAATAAAACATACTTTATACCACCTTTATAATTCCATATCCATAGAGGTCTTACAAAAGATTTCCAATGGTATCAACAACTGTATGAAACCAACTCAACTCATTTGAGAACTAATTTGAGACCATTTTTGTAGCCACTTGGCCTGTACATTTCATTAATAATATCCAACAATAATTATAAGCTGCTGTTTGGGGGGAAAGCATGTGTAATATATGTTGATCAATCATTAAAATTAAGGGAAAATTCAAATGCTGAGAAATATAATTCTGAAAATCTTAACTAGCTTTATCTATAATTATTCCTAAATACTGTAGTTAATTTCACAATGATTTAATTTCACAATAACTTGATGGTTAATTTAACAGTAATTTCAATTCCTAGAGGAGACATAATGATATTCTTGAAATCCATAGGAAAATATTTTTATCGTATATTTCagtcttagaggaaagcaaagggaaacttccctctgaacaaatcttgccaagaaacttcgatgataggtttgccttagaaaCCTGTCCTCTAGCGATAAAATTACCTCACAGGCAGACTGGAAGGCTTTTATTTCTCAAAGCATGCAGTATGGTTACAAAGCAAAGTTCCATCTGAAAGTTGCTTTCCCGCTCACCTCCTCATATCCTTCACCCTGGCCTTCCCCTTCACTGTGCCTGCCCCATTTCCATGGAGACCCTTTGTCCTGGCCTCCCTTGCTTCAGGTGTGCTACCAGCCAAAGCATGACCGACTTGGATGGTTCCCCACAACACCAGGAAAGGAGGTCATGACAGGAAAAGCAACAACCTCCAacttaaaattaatatttaattataacaGACTCTTTGCTTTTAAGAATAACATTAAGAAAAACTTTGGATTTAAGACAGACTCAAGACAGTTAAGGCAGACGTGATCCAGGTTGTCCTAGGAAATCTGATAAATAtaactatctatacacataatagaagtgaaaatctgtatgtgtgtatgttgcacgggtgtccgctcacacagacagcctccggtctccacaaacaggctatagttttgGCTCAATTCTACCCTCCCCTATTCTCACCAGCAGTactatatttaaaatacacacagcCCAGGGTGAAGCatttcaagacctggctctttactagagcttttgatctatgttaattttatcattatttgtacgtatgtatttttatcctttacaattttatcttgtaaatcgcctagagcatcgtggatggagggcgattaataagtaattaaatgatgatgatgatgatgatttttcctGTCAAGGCACCAGGGAGACaggatgatttgttttattgtttctatatgtttcaatctgttttataatttgaaatgttatatttatgtatctgtatgtaCTATGCAGCATTACATTTTGtcataatctgtaagccgctgagtccccttcggggcgagaagtgcagggtataaatatagtaaataaataaatatatatatttcccagttctgaggagccaccaagtcactccctccaaggacattgcaggttacagaaaGCATATCTCAGTGTTCCTTTatctctctatttgcatgactccgcccactgcctctcccttagccCTTTCATATGGCACATAGGAAACAAGAGGAATTGATCACCAACTGAACAGCCTGGAGAGTTTTGGGGAGAATtccccatgatttataggagttgtaaagaatgggatgtatagttcacctgtaatctaagagcaccaacgatggacctggaactaagtTGGCACACTGACCCAACATAGCCAATTATGACTACTGGGagagttttgggaggattgacctaAGATTTTTGGGAACGGTAGTTCACTCACATTCT from the Anolis carolinensis isolate JA03-04 chromosome 5, rAnoCar3.1.pri, whole genome shotgun sequence genome contains:
- the LOC100562084 gene encoding phospholipase A and acyltransferase 3, coding for MQKKNPETDYFQKFVDELEDLKNDVENVFRNKAIPKLGDMIQFQMPLFQHWGIYVGDGNVVQFGLPVVSFFPFEFEVRKEQIKDVPLAISSAVCNKFDKEYSPLPPERVVKRAEYMVGKVMKYNPGTANCEHFATLMRYNVARSGQAERFYLHVDPDFVKQIKRWLAEINE
- the med21 gene encoding mediator of RNA polymerase II transcription subunit 21, coding for MADRLTQLQDAVNSLADQFCNAIGVLQQCAPPASFSNIQTSINKDQPTNPTEEYAQLFAALIARTAKDIDVLIDSLPSEESTATLQAASLYRLEEENHEAAARLEEVVYRGDMLLEKIQTALADIAQSQLKTRSGTHSQPIQD